One window of Scylla paramamosain isolate STU-SP2022 chromosome 47, ASM3559412v1, whole genome shotgun sequence genomic DNA carries:
- the LOC135095103 gene encoding uncharacterized protein LOC135095103 isoform X3 gives MSLPLTQPFHHLPCEGAVCTEARPTLQIVMLSVTGNSGVLASSAHTLQLETLAQEAQHLQMASLQDSEQLLKDTSQQPSLLYVLNSADLQRQLETLSEENVQLSGLWMRTRCSGGIWRWSGG, from the exons ATGAGTCTGCCCCTCACACAACCGTTCCATCACTTGCCGTGTGAGGGAGCTGTGTGCACGGAGGCTCGGCCAACACTTCAGATTGTGATGCTCTCAGTGACTGGTAACTCAGGTGTTTTGGCTTCCTCTGCACACACTCTGCAG CTTGAGACGTTGGCACAGGAAGCACAGCACCtccagatggcatcactgcagGACTCTGAGCAGCTGCTGAAGGACACCAGCCAGCAGCCGTCCCTCCTCTATGTGCTGAACTCGGCAGACTTACAGAGGCAGCTGGAGACACTCAGCGAGGAGAACGTCCAGCTGTCAGGGCTGTGGATGAGAACAAGATGCTCAGGAGGGATTTG GAGGTGGAGTGGTGGCTGA
- the LOC135095103 gene encoding uncharacterized protein LOC135095103 isoform X4 — protein MSLPLTQPFHHLPCEGAVCTEARPTLQIVMLSVTGNSGVLASSAHTLQLETLAQEAQHLQMASLQDSEQLLKDTSQQPSLLYVLNSADLQRQLETLSEENVQLSGLWMRTRCSGGICTT, from the exons ATGAGTCTGCCCCTCACACAACCGTTCCATCACTTGCCGTGTGAGGGAGCTGTGTGCACGGAGGCTCGGCCAACACTTCAGATTGTGATGCTCTCAGTGACTGGTAACTCAGGTGTTTTGGCTTCCTCTGCACACACTCTGCAG CTTGAGACGTTGGCACAGGAAGCACAGCACCtccagatggcatcactgcagGACTCTGAGCAGCTGCTGAAGGACACCAGCCAGCAGCCGTCCCTCCTCTATGTGCTGAACTCGGCAGACTTACAGAGGCAGCTGGAGACACTCAGCGAGGAGAACGTCCAGCTGTCAGGGCTGTGGATGAGAACAAGATGCTCAGGAGGGATTTG